In one Gemmatimonadota bacterium genomic region, the following are encoded:
- a CDS encoding sigma-54 dependent transcriptional regulator encodes MASILYVDDDPSVGLILQDTLERAGHHTAGARNVPEAFQVLARGGIDLIISDYRMPGLSGLEFLNLLARDGYDVPLIMLTGYASIENAVASIKAGAVDYITKPIRPQQLELAVDQALEFVRLRRENEALRREVMEFRNERQIIGDSVPLRRILQTVAMAAPTRATVLLQGESGTGKELFARAIHDRSDRADRAFIQLNCAALPEGLIESALFGHERGAFTGAIKRVEGAFERAHRGTLLLDEVSEMRLDLQAKLLRVLQEQEFERVGGTTPIRVDVRIIATTNRDLAADAAAGTFRRDLYYRLGVIPILIPPLRERPEDIPLLAMRFAVKTGTEMGKEVRGISPEALDFLTAQEWLGNVRELQHAVERAVILSNDPIIQVHAFDPLRYGLTPVAGINQIPPSARPASLGAGPTHFAPPAPPLPMAGSVTEGPTAPSSMSRRSDGGAPAAQSSSGVLLNSLNVADAERVLIERALEAAGGNRTRAAEMLGISVRTLRNKLNSPGGADGATEGVIEGDSAP; translated from the coding sequence ATGGCTTCCATACTGTACGTCGACGACGATCCGTCAGTCGGCCTCATCTTGCAGGACACGCTCGAGCGCGCCGGTCATCACACGGCGGGCGCGCGCAACGTGCCGGAAGCTTTTCAAGTTCTCGCGCGCGGCGGCATTGACCTCATCATCTCGGATTACCGGATGCCGGGGTTGTCGGGCTTGGAGTTCCTGAATCTCCTCGCGCGCGATGGCTACGATGTGCCGCTCATTATGCTCACGGGCTACGCGAGCATTGAGAACGCGGTCGCAAGTATCAAAGCGGGCGCCGTCGATTACATCACCAAGCCTATTCGCCCGCAGCAGCTCGAGCTCGCCGTAGACCAGGCGCTTGAGTTCGTGCGCCTGCGCCGAGAGAACGAAGCGCTCCGTCGAGAGGTGATGGAGTTCCGCAACGAACGTCAGATTATTGGCGATTCCGTTCCGTTGCGCCGCATTCTCCAAACCGTTGCGATGGCCGCGCCCACGCGCGCCACCGTCTTGCTGCAGGGCGAGAGCGGCACCGGCAAAGAACTCTTTGCCCGCGCCATTCACGACCGCAGCGACCGCGCCGACCGCGCCTTTATTCAGCTGAACTGCGCCGCCCTCCCAGAGGGACTCATCGAAAGTGCGCTCTTTGGGCACGAGCGGGGCGCCTTTACCGGCGCTATCAAGCGGGTCGAAGGTGCCTTTGAGCGCGCCCACCGCGGCACGCTCCTGCTCGACGAAGTCAGTGAAATGCGGCTCGACTTGCAGGCCAAGTTGCTGCGCGTGCTCCAAGAGCAGGAGTTTGAGCGGGTCGGTGGCACCACGCCGATTCGCGTTGACGTACGCATTATCGCCACCACCAACCGCGACCTCGCCGCCGACGCCGCGGCCGGTACCTTCCGCCGCGATCTCTACTACCGGCTCGGCGTCATCCCGATTCTCATTCCCCCCCTTCGCGAGCGGCCAGAAGATATTCCGCTGCTCGCCATGCGCTTTGCCGTAAAGACCGGCACCGAAATGGGGAAGGAAGTCCGCGGCATCTCTCCGGAGGCGCTGGACTTCCTCACCGCCCAGGAGTGGCTGGGGAATGTTCGGGAACTGCAGCACGCGGTGGAACGCGCGGTCATTCTCTCGAATGACCCAATTATTCAGGTGCATGCCTTTGATCCGCTACGCTACGGGCTGACCCCCGTAGCCGGGATCAACCAGATTCCTCCGTCGGCACGCCCCGCCTCGCTGGGCGCGGGACCCACTCACTTCGCGCCCCCCGCCCCGCCTCTTCCGATGGCGGGGAGCGTCACCGAAGGGCCAACCGCTCCGAGCTCGATGTCCCGCCGTTCCGATGGCGGAGCACCGGCCGCCCAAAGTTCCTCGGGCGTGTTGCTCAACTCGCTGAATGTTGCGGACGCCGAACGGGTGCTGATCGAACGTGCCCTTGAGGCCGCGGGCGGAAACCGCACCCGCGCCGCCGAAATGCTGGGAATTTCGGTCCGGACGCTCCGCAATAAATTGAATAGCCCTGGCGGAGCCGATGGGGCCACAGAAGGTGTCATAGAAGGTGACAGCGCGCCTTAG
- the flgC gene encoding flagellar basal body rod protein FlgC, with the protein MFRTLGIAASGLSAQRVRMETIATNIANAETTRTEGGGPYRRRVVEMQAADPSQFSEAYASASGVAGVTSVTPDSVVGNAPADRAAGVQVTAITEDAREGPLVYDPSHPDANKDGYVRYPNVRVTDEIVDLMDARRMYEANATVFQATKSMLRRSIDI; encoded by the coding sequence ATGTTTCGCACACTGGGTATTGCCGCGAGCGGACTCTCCGCGCAGCGCGTGCGGATGGAAACCATCGCCACCAACATCGCCAACGCCGAAACGACGCGCACCGAAGGTGGTGGCCCGTATCGTCGTCGCGTGGTGGAAATGCAGGCCGCAGATCCGTCGCAGTTCAGCGAGGCCTATGCGAGTGCGAGCGGTGTGGCCGGCGTGACGTCGGTGACGCCGGACTCGGTGGTGGGCAATGCGCCCGCCGATCGCGCGGCCGGCGTGCAGGTCACGGCCATCACCGAAGACGCGCGCGAAGGACCGCTCGTGTACGACCCGAGTCATCCGGATGCCAACAAGGATGGCTATGTGCGCTATCCGAACGTGCGCGTGACCGATGAGATCGTTGACTTGATGGATGCGCGCCGGATGTACGAGGCGAACGCGACCGTGTTTCAGGCCACTAAGTCGATGCTGCGTCGCAGCATCGACATCTAA
- a CDS encoding FliI/YscN family ATPase produces the protein MPELLARRIADLPRLARYGRVVRITGLVVEAVGIDVGLGEICRISSLTEGRSVLAEVCGFHDKGVLLMSLGELEGIHPGSMVVPLGRSFGVDVGPGLLGRVLNGLGQPIDGGPKLDFTERMPLSAEPPNPLHRQVIDQPMETGVRTVDGLLTIGRGQRVGIFAGSGVGKSTLLGMIARQAKADVNVIALLGERGREVRDFIENSLGPEGLARSVIVVATGDQAALVRARGALVATAIAEYFRDQGKQVLLMVDSVTRVAMAWREIGLAIGEPPTTKGYPPSVFAALPRLLERAGNGAKGGITGIYTVLVDGDDFNEPVADAARSILDGHIVLTRKLAAGAHYPSIDVLDSKSRVKDHVTTKEHQQAVLTLMRCEAAFREKEDLILVGAYAKGSDPMVDAAIQLREPILNFLRQTPLEHTVFGDARSQLIALAAKIDAACNRRSVA, from the coding sequence ATGCCTGAGTTGCTCGCTCGCCGCATCGCCGATCTGCCGCGCCTCGCGCGGTATGGTCGCGTCGTTCGCATCACCGGACTCGTCGTGGAGGCCGTGGGCATTGACGTCGGACTCGGCGAGATCTGCCGGATTTCGTCGTTGACCGAAGGACGCTCTGTGCTGGCCGAAGTGTGCGGCTTTCACGACAAAGGTGTCTTACTCATGTCACTCGGCGAACTCGAGGGCATTCACCCCGGTTCGATGGTGGTGCCGCTCGGCCGTTCGTTTGGTGTTGACGTGGGCCCGGGCCTGCTCGGCCGCGTGCTCAACGGACTCGGCCAGCCGATTGACGGCGGCCCCAAACTCGACTTCACAGAACGCATGCCGCTCTCCGCGGAGCCGCCGAACCCCTTGCATCGCCAGGTCATTGACCAGCCGATGGAGACGGGCGTGCGCACCGTGGACGGCCTGCTGACCATCGGTCGCGGCCAGCGCGTGGGCATCTTCGCCGGTTCGGGCGTGGGCAAGAGTACGCTACTCGGCATGATTGCGCGCCAGGCCAAGGCCGACGTCAACGTCATTGCCTTGCTCGGCGAACGTGGTCGCGAAGTGCGCGACTTCATTGAAAACTCTCTCGGCCCCGAAGGACTCGCCCGCTCGGTGATTGTCGTAGCAACCGGCGACCAGGCCGCGCTCGTTCGCGCACGCGGTGCGTTGGTGGCTACGGCCATCGCTGAATATTTCCGCGATCAGGGCAAGCAAGTGTTGCTGATGGTTGATTCCGTGACGCGCGTTGCGATGGCGTGGCGCGAGATCGGTTTGGCTATTGGCGAGCCGCCAACTACAAAGGGCTATCCGCCCTCGGTGTTCGCGGCGCTACCGCGCTTGCTCGAACGTGCCGGCAACGGCGCCAAGGGTGGTATCACTGGCATCTATACGGTGCTTGTGGACGGCGACGACTTCAACGAGCCCGTGGCCGACGCTGCGCGATCCATTCTCGACGGCCATATCGTTCTGACCCGTAAGCTCGCCGCCGGCGCGCATTATCCGTCGATTGACGTGCTCGACAGTAAGAGCCGCGTGAAAGACCATGTCACGACGAAAGAGCACCAGCAGGCCGTGCTCACGCTCATGCGCTGCGAAGCGGCATTCCGCGAGAAAGAAGACCTGATTCTCGTGGGCGCGTACGCCAAGGGGAGTGATCCGATGGTGGACGCCGCCATTCAGTTGCGTGAACCTATCCTGAACTTCCTTCGGCAGACGCCGCTCGAACACACGGTGTTTGGCGACGCGCGGAGTCAGTTGATTGCGCTCGCCGCAAAGATCGACGCCGCATGTAACCGTAGGTCCGTGGCATGA
- the fliF gene encoding flagellar basal-body MS-ring/collar protein FliF — translation MLNELIDRVGGLRRVLIGAVGLGVAVLILVASRVATAPTMVPAITNVPLQTASELADRLTQAGIKYELARGGAEILVAETDLARARVALAKDGLPGGNRPGLELFDRPSWGWNDFTQRVNYRRALEGELERTIGRMRGIERAEVHLAISEQPAFRRADDRPATASVLIAMRSGGQPAPEVVAGIAHLVSSSVDGLGPDNVSIHDETGRLFSEPNDGGTALGLSSKQLRVQQDVEKYLEKKAQDLISEMVGHNNASVRVSAAINFDKVERTVQEINPDKQALTNEQKNEITPGAQGGAASTNVANSYENSKSTEVFSGAIGNIKRLTVAVLINDKRIAQSGAADTIPRYKARTAEELARIEMLVRSAVGVDSARGDVVSVASQQFETPKTVFEPAPAPDMAQRVEQFQRPVLTGVGLLLAFVLAMAAMKSLKGKGTTGGGRGAQLALAGVGSPAALSAGADAPVRQALKAPAASRFEFPEADTELRDRVVHTVSKDPDSAARLLKTWMKEEA, via the coding sequence ATGCTCAACGAACTGATCGACCGCGTTGGAGGGTTGCGCCGAGTGTTGATCGGCGCTGTCGGCCTCGGTGTTGCCGTGCTGATTCTCGTCGCCTCACGTGTCGCGACCGCGCCGACGATGGTGCCGGCCATTACGAACGTGCCGCTACAGACGGCCTCGGAACTCGCCGACCGGCTCACGCAGGCTGGCATCAAGTACGAGCTCGCACGTGGTGGCGCGGAAATTCTTGTCGCCGAAACGGACTTGGCGCGCGCCCGCGTGGCGCTGGCGAAGGACGGACTCCCAGGCGGCAATCGTCCAGGGCTCGAGCTGTTTGACCGGCCGAGCTGGGGATGGAACGACTTTACGCAGCGCGTGAATTATCGTCGCGCGCTTGAGGGAGAACTCGAGCGCACGATTGGCCGCATGCGCGGCATTGAGCGCGCTGAGGTTCACCTCGCCATTTCGGAGCAGCCCGCGTTTCGCCGCGCCGATGACCGTCCGGCAACGGCGTCGGTGCTGATCGCGATGCGCAGTGGCGGACAGCCGGCCCCGGAAGTCGTGGCCGGCATCGCGCATCTGGTATCGTCGAGCGTCGACGGACTTGGCCCGGACAACGTCAGCATTCACGACGAAACGGGACGCCTCTTCTCTGAACCCAACGACGGCGGCACAGCGCTTGGCTTGAGCAGCAAGCAGCTGCGCGTGCAGCAGGACGTGGAGAAGTACCTCGAAAAGAAAGCGCAGGATCTTATTTCGGAGATGGTCGGTCACAACAACGCCAGCGTGCGTGTGTCGGCCGCGATCAACTTCGACAAAGTGGAGCGCACGGTGCAGGAGATCAATCCTGACAAGCAGGCGCTCACCAACGAACAGAAAAACGAAATCACGCCTGGTGCACAGGGCGGCGCGGCCAGCACGAACGTGGCCAATAGCTACGAAAACTCCAAGAGCACTGAAGTCTTCTCGGGCGCCATTGGCAACATCAAGCGGCTCACGGTGGCGGTGCTGATCAACGACAAGCGCATTGCCCAGAGCGGCGCGGCCGATACGATTCCCCGCTACAAGGCACGCACGGCCGAAGAACTGGCGCGCATTGAGATGCTCGTCCGTAGCGCCGTGGGTGTCGATAGTGCCCGTGGAGACGTAGTGAGTGTGGCGAGTCAGCAGTTCGAAACGCCAAAGACCGTCTTTGAACCCGCGCCGGCGCCGGACATGGCGCAGCGTGTGGAGCAGTTCCAGCGCCCAGTACTCACGGGTGTCGGTCTCTTGCTGGCGTTTGTGCTCGCGATGGCGGCGATGAAGTCGCTCAAGGGTAAGGGCACGACTGGCGGCGGGCGTGGCGCGCAGCTCGCGCTCGCCGGTGTTGGCTCGCCCGCTGCGCTTTCGGCGGGAGCCGATGCGCCGGTGCGTCAGGCGCTCAAGGCGCCTGCGGCGAGCCGGTTTGAGTTCCCAGAAGCCGACACCGAACTTCGTGATCGCGTAGTCCACACGGTCTCGAAGGATCCCGATAGTGCCGCGCGGTTGCTGAAGACTTGGATGAAGGAAGAGGCATAA
- the fliJ gene encoding flagellar export protein FliJ: MTAPRFRFALQRLLTMRQKAEREAAVELATANNAESAARLNKDALAERRAEARDVMLPGLGQSQTIGAIRQVAFLMEQLDTRIVGAAELVAAAERSVQEKQGKLGERVRDRRVLDRLRERQLESWKVEDARAERDVMDGIGRTRFMDNGRQASQTNDDQ; encoded by the coding sequence ATGACCGCGCCGCGTTTCCGATTTGCACTTCAACGTCTACTCACGATGCGGCAGAAAGCCGAACGTGAAGCAGCCGTTGAACTTGCGACGGCGAACAACGCCGAGTCGGCTGCGCGACTCAACAAGGACGCCTTGGCGGAACGCCGCGCCGAGGCACGCGATGTCATGCTCCCCGGTCTGGGTCAGTCGCAGACCATCGGCGCGATCCGGCAGGTGGCATTTCTGATGGAGCAGCTCGACACCCGAATCGTCGGCGCCGCCGAGTTGGTCGCGGCTGCGGAACGGAGTGTGCAGGAGAAACAGGGTAAGCTCGGCGAGCGTGTGCGGGATAGGCGAGTGTTGGACCGCCTGCGCGAGCGTCAGCTGGAGAGCTGGAAGGTGGAAGATGCACGGGCGGAGCGGGATGTGATGGATGGCATTGGCCGCACGCGCTTTATGGATAACGGCAGGCAGGCTTCTCAAACGAACGACGATCAATGA
- the fliG gene encoding flagellar motor switch protein FliG, giving the protein MAQAIRLHDDGKPRYNGRQKAAILCMALGAEQAAKITQKLSGDEVEAISFEIARMDRVEPAAAEQVLLEWVETAVASEALSTGGVDYCKEILEKAFGAQKAQGILKRVVSQLSDNAGLQRLRTADPVQIANTFRNEHPQTIALILAHLAPPQTAAVFKEFDPALSTDVAYRMAKMEKVSPEMLMLIERSLGTDIDLDFQAGMALAGGPAAVAAVLNLVQGGLMQAILEKVAEHDSELSTQIKNLMFVFEDMIQLEDPAIQRVLKDIDTKTLALALKGASAELKTRIMAQMSQRAVTGLKDEMEMLGPVRMKEVEAAQAAIVAQARVLEEAGEIVLNASANDIVVS; this is encoded by the coding sequence ATGGCACAGGCCATCCGCCTACACGACGATGGAAAGCCGCGCTACAATGGTCGCCAGAAGGCGGCGATTCTGTGCATGGCACTCGGTGCTGAACAGGCCGCGAAGATCACGCAGAAGTTGAGCGGCGACGAAGTGGAAGCGATCTCCTTTGAGATTGCGCGTATGGATCGTGTCGAGCCGGCCGCCGCCGAACAGGTGTTGCTGGAATGGGTCGAGACGGCCGTCGCCAGCGAGGCGCTCTCCACGGGCGGCGTGGACTATTGCAAGGAAATTCTAGAGAAGGCCTTTGGCGCACAGAAAGCGCAGGGCATTCTCAAACGCGTCGTAAGCCAGCTGTCCGACAACGCGGGGCTGCAGCGCCTGCGCACGGCAGACCCGGTGCAGATTGCCAACACGTTCCGCAATGAACACCCCCAGACGATCGCGCTGATTCTCGCGCATCTCGCGCCGCCGCAGACCGCGGCGGTGTTCAAGGAATTTGATCCGGCCCTCTCCACCGACGTGGCCTACCGCATGGCGAAGATGGAGAAGGTGTCGCCAGAAATGTTGATGCTCATCGAACGCTCCCTGGGCACCGACATCGACCTCGACTTTCAGGCGGGGATGGCGCTCGCCGGTGGGCCGGCGGCCGTGGCGGCCGTGCTCAATCTCGTGCAGGGTGGACTCATGCAGGCGATTCTCGAGAAGGTCGCCGAGCACGACAGCGAGCTTTCGACGCAGATCAAGAACTTGATGTTCGTGTTCGAGGACATGATCCAGCTCGAAGATCCCGCTATTCAGCGCGTCCTCAAAGATATCGATACCAAAACACTCGCTCTTGCCCTCAAGGGCGCGAGCGCGGAACTCAAGACCCGCATCATGGCGCAGATGTCGCAGCGCGCCGTCACCGGGCTCAAGGACGAAATGGAAATGCTGGGACCGGTACGCATGAAGGAAGTCGAAGCGGCACAGGCGGCCATTGTTGCTCAGGCTCGCGTACTCGAAGAGGCCGGAGAAATCGTCCTCAACGCCTCGGCAAACGACATTGTCGTTTCGTAA
- the fliS gene encoding flagellar export chaperone FliS → MSNPYSSSANTAYRESQVLTSSPGQLVVLTFDGLLTALARARVGITAKKVEVRCAGFEKSLAIVGELLGSLDRERGGNIAHELSALYVFLLGELSTLGVRPDLAKLDKVIAIVRELRDAFHTIAATPRREVA, encoded by the coding sequence TTGTCTAATCCGTATTCCTCGTCGGCCAACACTGCGTACCGTGAATCGCAGGTCCTCACTTCGAGCCCCGGCCAACTGGTGGTGCTCACATTCGACGGGCTTCTCACTGCGCTCGCGCGGGCTCGGGTCGGCATTACGGCAAAGAAGGTCGAGGTCCGGTGCGCGGGCTTTGAGAAGTCGCTTGCGATCGTCGGTGAACTGCTGGGATCGTTAGACCGTGAGCGCGGTGGCAACATCGCACACGAACTCAGTGCGCTCTATGTATTCTTGCTCGGCGAACTCTCCACCCTCGGCGTTCGCCCCGATCTCGCCAAGCTCGACAAAGTCATCGCCATCGTGCGCGAACTGCGCGATGCGTTCCACACTATTGCGGCCACGCCGCGCCGAGAGGTTGCGTGA
- a CDS encoding FliH/SctL family protein, with the protein MSFRNASSFRHAGLAGTTSTWSPDDLGGGRPAFDAFGVPTPRLDPAAEAQRLRDKELSDAYALGFEEGRREGEEGEHARLQHVLRAAEDALNVLRTNEERWNGSIEENIAALATIIARHVIDREIASDEGIVLKLVRRALGEFPIDQAVRIRVNPNDLALIEAHGGLDQADLGPRRESHWIADHRISTGGCVVEGRDRIIDGRVDTALERAYRRLAYTSTNA; encoded by the coding sequence TTGTCGTTTCGTAACGCTTCCAGCTTCCGGCACGCTGGGTTGGCGGGCACCACGTCTACGTGGAGTCCCGACGATCTCGGCGGCGGCCGGCCAGCGTTCGACGCCTTTGGGGTCCCCACTCCGCGCCTCGATCCGGCTGCCGAAGCACAGCGTTTGCGCGACAAAGAACTGTCCGATGCCTACGCGCTCGGCTTTGAAGAAGGACGTCGTGAAGGCGAGGAAGGCGAACACGCGCGTTTGCAGCACGTGTTGCGCGCCGCAGAAGACGCCCTGAACGTGCTTCGCACGAACGAAGAACGTTGGAATGGATCGATCGAAGAAAATATCGCGGCCTTGGCCACCATCATCGCGCGACACGTGATTGACCGTGAAATCGCGTCCGACGAAGGCATCGTGCTGAAGCTCGTGCGCCGCGCGCTTGGTGAGTTCCCGATTGATCAGGCGGTTCGCATTCGTGTCAATCCCAACGATCTCGCATTGATCGAAGCCCACGGCGGCCTCGATCAGGCCGACCTTGGGCCGCGTCGCGAATCGCACTGGATTGCCGATCACCGCATCTCGACGGGTGGCTGCGTCGTTGAAGGCCGCGATCGGATCATCGATGGTCGCGTAGACACTGCGCTCGAACGCGCGTACCGCCGCCTCGCCTACACCTCCACCAATGCCTGA
- the fliE gene encoding flagellar hook-basal body complex protein FliE gives MSDPIGAAASRFTQGLSTKIGQGLGDTGARQVPLLGGNDGSSFGDSLKRALNDVGAQQDKAADTLGAFIRGDNVEIHQVMAATEEAQISLQMLIEVRNKFTEAYRTLANMQG, from the coding sequence ATGAGCGATCCAATTGGCGCAGCGGCGTCGCGATTCACGCAGGGACTGTCCACCAAGATCGGCCAAGGCCTCGGTGACACCGGTGCGAGGCAGGTACCGCTGCTCGGTGGCAACGACGGTTCGTCGTTCGGCGATTCGCTCAAGCGTGCGCTGAATGATGTGGGCGCCCAGCAGGACAAGGCGGCCGACACGCTCGGCGCGTTCATTCGCGGCGACAACGTCGAAATCCATCAAGTGATGGCCGCAACCGAAGAAGCGCAGATCTCGCTGCAGATGCTGATTGAGGTCCGCAACAAATTCACCGAAGCGTATCGCACGCTCGCCAACATGCAGGGTTGA
- the fliD gene encoding flagellar filament capping protein FliD has protein sequence MTSASGSSGFATNAQPTATVNGVVSGIQWQTMVDQIIAIDQNNELTPVTNRQSTAQSEAAAWNQMKQVVSQVYVAAAAMKDSSSFDLFSTTVGNSASTGHMLLSATASTGASPGKFSAEVLQLARSEKLGGNVVTSASTSLNLSGQFSLNGVLITVVAADSLASIREKINTSNTGTTPSGVTATIIGAGAGSQLVLTSDLTGAAGIQATDTTDGVLQSLGFSDGTTVANVSASGATQTNRVWSTTTAIAAALGVPLPAPSTIRVGGQSITVDLSVDSLTTIAAKINAALPSSSATVVSETVGSRTAYRLQTDATVEVDSGAAVPADSAKTLLALGFTNAGRGGLTGAIGSANVFSNGVGGAAAGATLLSNVQIGTQALALATNDVFTISGTRGDGTSVSTTFKITNAATATVSDLLAAINDATSGFGSGTRTATASIGNDGRIVLTDSTTGASQLGLSLTVARASGGTISLGSFSTATGGTLGRSRELVAGTDAQMRIDGQTVARATNTISDAVAGVTFNLLSAEVGSTVTVDVSHNVSALTSALNTFVSAYNSAKSWVKQATAAGGALAHNYTAKAMVQSMTDTLLTPIIGASGSLTSAAMVGLHHDKTGVLSLDTAVFQKMAASNFSDLQRLFTVTGTTSHSQLSFIAAGSAAKPSNTPYAVAITQAATLASASSSVWAGGLYVNSGTADTMVVTDGASGKTGTISLAGGDTLDAVVSRLNTAFADNGIRLVASNSGGKFAVDALDHGTPGAFTVAYTPGSVGDGIASLITAGSYTGLDVAGTINGEAATGRGQLLTGAKGNANTDSILLLFAGTTTPVNGDAGTLSFSLGLAGTLARISDGISANFGGTATGLSFAATTRASNLDSRIAAIQGRLDARRKQLTAQFTAMEAAMSKSNSLGSYLTSQMNALQAQSK, from the coding sequence ATGACGTCAGCTAGCGGTTCGTCCGGATTCGCCACCAATGCACAGCCCACTGCCACCGTCAACGGTGTGGTGAGCGGTATTCAATGGCAGACGATGGTTGACCAGATCATAGCGATCGACCAGAACAACGAACTCACGCCGGTCACGAACCGACAGTCCACGGCCCAGTCCGAAGCGGCAGCGTGGAATCAGATGAAGCAGGTGGTGAGCCAGGTGTATGTTGCGGCCGCCGCCATGAAGGACTCTTCCTCATTCGACCTGTTCAGCACAACCGTCGGCAACAGCGCCAGCACGGGTCATATGCTGCTCTCGGCCACGGCCTCCACGGGCGCGTCACCGGGGAAGTTTTCGGCCGAAGTGTTGCAACTCGCGCGCAGTGAAAAACTCGGCGGCAACGTCGTCACCAGCGCTTCCACGTCGCTGAACTTGAGCGGACAGTTTTCGCTCAACGGTGTCCTCATCACGGTCGTCGCCGCCGACTCGCTCGCGTCTATTCGCGAGAAGATCAACACATCGAATACCGGCACGACGCCATCCGGAGTCACGGCGACGATTATCGGCGCGGGTGCTGGTTCGCAGCTCGTGCTGACCAGCGACCTCACTGGCGCCGCCGGCATTCAAGCAACCGACACCACCGATGGCGTCCTCCAATCGCTGGGCTTCAGCGACGGTACGACGGTCGCTAATGTATCGGCATCGGGCGCCACGCAAACGAACCGCGTCTGGTCCACGACGACTGCGATCGCCGCCGCGCTTGGCGTGCCACTGCCGGCACCGTCCACGATTCGTGTTGGCGGGCAATCGATTACCGTGGATCTCAGCGTCGATTCACTCACGACGATCGCGGCCAAAATAAACGCAGCGCTACCGAGCAGTTCAGCGACCGTGGTGAGCGAAACCGTGGGAAGTCGCACCGCCTACCGACTACAGACCGATGCCACCGTCGAAGTCGACAGCGGCGCGGCGGTGCCCGCCGACAGCGCGAAGACGCTGCTGGCATTGGGATTCACCAACGCGGGGCGGGGCGGACTCACGGGCGCCATTGGCAGTGCGAACGTCTTTAGTAATGGCGTGGGCGGTGCCGCTGCCGGGGCAACGTTGTTGTCGAACGTCCAGATCGGCACACAAGCGCTGGCGCTCGCCACCAATGACGTGTTCACCATCAGCGGTACGCGTGGCGACGGCACGAGCGTCTCAACCACGTTCAAGATTACCAATGCGGCAACCGCCACGGTCAGCGATTTACTCGCGGCGATCAACGACGCTACATCGGGCTTCGGTTCTGGCACGCGGACAGCCACGGCCTCCATTGGCAACGACGGACGCATCGTCCTGACGGACAGCACCACGGGCGCTTCCCAGCTGGGACTGTCGCTCACCGTGGCGCGTGCGTCCGGCGGCACGATCAGCCTAGGCAGCTTCTCGACCGCCACGGGCGGCACGCTCGGTCGCAGTCGTGAACTCGTGGCGGGCACCGATGCGCAGATGCGCATTGACGGGCAAACCGTTGCGCGCGCGACGAACACCATCAGTGACGCAGTAGCAGGCGTCACATTCAACTTGCTCAGCGCCGAAGTCGGCTCAACCGTCACGGTGGATGTTTCGCATAATGTGTCCGCGCTCACCAGCGCACTCAACACGTTCGTGTCGGCCTACAACTCGGCAAAAAGCTGGGTCAAGCAGGCCACGGCAGCCGGTGGGGCGCTCGCGCACAACTACACGGCCAAGGCGATGGTGCAGTCGATGACGGACACGCTGCTTACGCCAATCATCGGCGCCAGCGGGTCGCTGACATCCGCCGCGATGGTCGGACTCCATCACGATAAAACCGGCGTATTGTCGCTCGATACGGCCGTGTTCCAGAAGATGGCCGCGTCGAACTTCTCGGATCTTCAGCGCTTGTTTACCGTCACCGGTACTACCAGCCACAGTCAGCTGTCCTTCATCGCTGCCGGATCCGCGGCGAAGCCATCGAACACACCGTACGCGGTCGCCATTACGCAGGCCGCGACGCTCGCGTCGGCATCGAGCTCGGTGTGGGCGGGTGGTCTATATGTGAACTCAGGAACCGCCGACACCATGGTGGTCACCGACGGCGCCAGCGGAAAGACAGGAACGATTTCGCTCGCGGGCGGCGACACGCTCGACGCTGTCGTGTCACGACTCAACACCGCATTTGCAGACAACGGCATCCGGTTGGTGGCATCGAACAGCGGCGGAAAATTCGCCGTCGATGCGCTCGACCACGGCACGCCAGGCGCGTTCACGGTGGCCTATACGCCGGGATCTGTTGGAGACGGTATTGCCTCACTCATTACGGCGGGATCGTACACCGGGCTCGACGTAGCGGGAACCATCAACGGCGAAGCCGCTACCGGGCGCGGTCAGCTGCTCACGGGAGCCAAGGGCAATGCGAATACGGACAGCATTCTCTTGCTCTTCGCCGGCACGACAACGCCGGTAAACGGTGACGCAGGAACGCTCTCGTTTTCGCTTGGCCTCGCCGGTACCCTTGCCAGGATTTCCGATGGCATTTCCGCGAACTTCGGCGGAACGGCCACGGGGCTGAGCTTTGCAGCCACCACGCGCGCCAGTAACCTCGACTCGCGGATCGCCGCCATTCAGGGGCGCCTCGATGCCCGACGCAAGCAACTCACCGCGCAGTTCACCGCCATGGAAGCCGCAATGTCGAAGTCGAACTCCTTGGGTTCGTACCTCACATCGCAGATGAATGCGCTTCAGGCGCAGTCGAAATAG